One part of the Polyangium spumosum genome encodes these proteins:
- a CDS encoding DUF4178 domain-containing protein translates to MTSPFDRQAACPSCGAPITFRFAGAAAQVCKHCNFVVARTDRNLVAVGRMADLVDIPSPLQLGGTGRWSGGEPFAVDGRVQLDRASAPGAPWQEFFITFPMSGKWCWVASAQGRWYSTSEVPLPPELPPIHALRAGQQINLGTYGVWTVAEVGQRRVISGEGEMPAVAAPGVPTGYADIAAPNGAFGTIDYGDGRNIPPKLYLGRQIDPAVMVLDSGAPVEAAKADVTSVACPNCGGNLPLVTPGQTERIVCRYCGMASDLDQGALRALGPAPKPPIEPFIPLGAEGNLRGNRVICIGFTIRGCTVEGERYRWREYLLYAGPRVGYLWLMEEDGAWWLVTPIPPGEVAVSGGAAMFRQQHYNWKQSVRAETEYVVGEFYWKVEIGEAVQATEYEGPGGKVSVEQTPKEVTYSFCERLSAGDIGAAFGIKPPAASLMAGGENGGCTQGCGTLIVIVVILFILLIVFSDCGSGGGGGGVFIGGPSFGGGK, encoded by the coding sequence GTGACTAGCCCGTTCGACCGCCAGGCGGCGTGTCCGTCGTGCGGGGCGCCCATAACGTTCCGCTTCGCCGGCGCCGCGGCGCAGGTCTGCAAGCACTGCAACTTCGTCGTCGCACGCACCGACCGGAACCTCGTCGCCGTCGGCAGGATGGCCGATCTCGTCGACATCCCGTCGCCGCTGCAGCTCGGCGGCACGGGCCGATGGAGCGGCGGCGAGCCGTTCGCCGTCGACGGCCGCGTGCAGCTCGATCGCGCGAGCGCGCCCGGCGCGCCGTGGCAGGAGTTCTTCATCACGTTCCCGATGAGCGGGAAGTGGTGCTGGGTCGCGAGCGCGCAGGGGCGCTGGTACTCGACGAGCGAGGTCCCGCTGCCGCCCGAGCTGCCGCCGATCCACGCGCTCCGCGCGGGGCAGCAGATCAACCTCGGCACCTACGGCGTGTGGACCGTGGCGGAGGTCGGGCAGCGCCGCGTGATCTCCGGCGAAGGCGAGATGCCCGCGGTGGCCGCGCCCGGCGTGCCCACGGGTTACGCGGACATCGCCGCGCCGAACGGCGCGTTCGGCACGATCGACTACGGCGACGGCCGCAACATCCCGCCGAAGCTCTACCTCGGCCGGCAGATCGATCCCGCGGTGATGGTGCTCGACTCGGGCGCGCCCGTCGAAGCCGCGAAGGCCGACGTCACGAGCGTCGCGTGCCCGAACTGCGGCGGCAACCTGCCGCTTGTCACCCCGGGACAAACCGAGCGTATCGTCTGCCGTTACTGCGGCATGGCGAGCGACCTGGACCAGGGCGCGCTGCGAGCGCTCGGCCCTGCGCCGAAGCCTCCGATCGAGCCGTTCATCCCGCTCGGCGCCGAGGGCAACCTGCGTGGCAATCGTGTCATCTGCATCGGCTTCACGATCCGCGGCTGCACCGTGGAGGGCGAGCGGTACCGGTGGCGTGAGTACTTGCTCTATGCGGGTCCGCGCGTTGGTTACTTGTGGCTGATGGAGGAGGACGGCGCGTGGTGGCTCGTCACGCCCATCCCGCCTGGCGAGGTCGCGGTCTCCGGCGGCGCCGCGATGTTCCGCCAGCAGCACTACAACTGGAAGCAGAGCGTCCGCGCCGAGACCGAGTACGTCGTCGGCGAGTTCTACTGGAAGGTCGAGATCGGCGAGGCTGTCCAGGCGACGGAGTACGAGGGGCCTGGTGGCAAGGTCAGCGTCGAGCAGACGCCGAAAGAGGTGACCTACTCGTTCTGCGAGCGCCTCTCGGCGGGCGACATCGGCGCGGCCTTCGGCATCAAGCCTCCGGCGGCCTCGCTCATGGCGGGTGGTGAGAACGGCGGATGCACCCAGGGATGCGGCACGCTCATCGTGATCGTGGTCATCCTCTTCATCCTCCTGATCGTCTTCAGCGACTGCGGCAGCGGTGGTGGCGGCGGCGGCGTCTTCATCGGCGGCCCGAGCTTCGGCGGCGGCAAATGA